The following nucleotide sequence is from Cellvibrio sp. PSBB006.
TAAGTGTTAGCTTACGCACGGAAGCAATTAAACCCGAAGCGGTAGCTTACACACGGCTGTAAGACAAAAGGCTCACACTAACTTCAAACCTGTGTTGTTACATCGATGCAACGACAGCGGAATACGCAAAGAGTGGTAACTCTTTCACACTTATTCACATTGTGTTCCGGTGATTGATGTAAAACGGCACTCCTTTTCTCCAGCACTCCCGAAGCGGCCTTTCTTTTGCATAGGTATTGCTATGCAAAGTCGTCGTTAACACGGGGAAAGGCCATTAACGCCACTAAGGAAAACCCATGAAGGATTTTTTTCGAACAGTAGTATGGGGCGTCCTGATCTGCATGGCAGTTGCCAACGCCCACGCGCAAAGCCGTTATTTAATGGGTCCGGGCGATGAAATTCGTCTGACCGTTTACAACCAACCCGACCTCACGACCGAAGGGCAAATCAGTGGTGATGGCACGCTGGAAATTCCGTTATTGGGCAGCGTGCAGCTCGCTGGCCGCAGCAGCGCCGACGCCGCGCGGATGATCGCTGACCATTATGTGCGCGGTGATTTTTTGCAGGATGCCCACGTCAATATCCTGATCACCAAGTACCGCAGCCAATCGATTGCCATTCTGGGCAAAGTAAACAGCCCCGGAAAACTGGTGCTTGAAGGTCCGACTTCTTTAACCGATGCCCTGGCCTTCGCCGGCGGTGTGGCAGAAACCGGCAGCGAACGCCTGATCCTGATCCGCACCGACAAAAACGGTAAGCAGGAACGTTACGAATACGACCTGCAGCAGTTGTTGAATCATCAGGCAGAAGATCAGCCAGTGGTGTGGATGAAGAATGGCGACACCATTTACGTGCCGGTAGCGGGCCGGTTTTATCTCAGCGGTGAGGTGCGCTCGCCGGGCATGTATCCCCTCGATCGTAAACTCAACGTGATGCAGGCACTGGGTGTCGGCGGCGGCCCCACCGCGCGCGCCAACGCCAAGGCCGTGAAACTTTATCGCCGGCAGCCCGATGGTTCAGCCAAAGAGTTGCGGGCCCAACCCGATGATCCGGTCATGGACGGCGATGTATTGGTTATTCAGGAAAGTCTTTTTTAGGGAGTCAGCAGTATGAACCTGGCGGCACTTTTACGCATTTTGAGCGCGCGATGGATAACCATCGCCGGCCTCACCCTGATCGCCGTAGTGGTTGCAGGCGTAGTCACCTTACAAACACCCAAGTCCTACACAGCCGCCACGGAATTGATCATTGATGGCAAAGGGCAGGACCCCATCAGTGGTGAATCCCTGCCGGCGCGGATGCTGTCCGGCTATATCGCCACCCAGGCCGATATCATCCGCAGCCGCAATGTCGCCAACAAGGTGATTGATCAGCTCAACCTGATTGAAGAGCCGGCCCTGCAACCGGAATTTCGTGCGGCCAGCACTGAACCCCTGCCCTCGCGCGGCTGGCTGCTCTATTACCTCAAGACCGGGCTGGCAGTCACTCCCCAGCGCGACAGCAGCGTGTTGAGTATTTCCTTTAAGGCGCGGAACCCGGAACTGGCCGCCCGCATCGCCGATGCCTTTGCCCAGGCTTATATCCAGACCAACCTGGAACTGCGCATTGAACCGGCCAAACAAATCACCCAGTGGTACGACCTGCAACTGGCGTCCCTGCGCGAAAACCTGGTGGACCGGCAGAATACGCTGGCGGCTTATCAGGAAGAACACAACATCATCGCGTCCAGTGATCGCCTGGATCTGGAGAGCGAAAAGCTGGCGGAGTTGTCCTCCATGTTGCTGGTGGTACAGGGGCAGCGGCTCGATGAACAAAGTCGCAGCAAACAACTGGATGGCAGCAAGCCCGGCGCCCTGCCGGAACATGTGCTGACCAATCCCCAGGTACAGAAGATCTCTGACGAATTGTCCCAGGCCCAAGCGCGCATGGCCGAGATTGGCTCCCAGGTCGGCAGCAATCACCCCCAGTATCGCCAGGCCCAGCGCGAAGTGGATGCCCTGCAAACCCAGTTACAGCGCACCCTCAAACTGGTGGGCGGCAGTCTGCGCTCCTCGGTTGAACTGTCACAAAGCCGCGAGGAGCAGTTAAAGGCCGAGGTCGCCGCACAAAAAGAACATGTGCTGCAATTGAACCGCAATCGCAACCAACTCACCCTCTTACGTCAGGAAGTTGATAACGCCCAGGCTGCCTATGATGCAGCGCTGGCGCGGGCTTCCCAGACCAAACTGGAAAGCCGTATTGCACTCACGGATGTCGCCATCCTCAACACCGCTGCGATCCCCAGCAAACCCACCGAACCCAAGCCGGCGCTAAACCTGCTCATTGCCATGGTTTTCGGCTTGTTGTTGGGTACGGCGGTCGCCTTGTGCTGGGAGTGGATTGATCGGCGAGTGCGCAGCGGCGAAGAACTGGAAGCCAGTCTCGGCATACCGGTGTTGGCTTATATACCTCTGGAGCGGAATTGGTCCAAAAGGGAGATCAAGCGATGAACAACCTGGCACAGGCTACAACCGACGACCTGCAAGTCCCCAGTACGCGCGTCAAGATGGGCCACATGCTGGTGGATAACGGCAAGATCACCGCCGCCGACCTCAAAGCCATCATCACCCTGCAAAACGAGCGGGGCATTCGCTTTGGTGAAGCGGCGCTGTTGCTCGGGCTGGTCAGCCCGGCGGATATCCGCTCGGTACTCGCCCGGCAATTTGCCTACACCGCCGTACCCGATGCCGCCAGCCGGCTCGCGCCTTCGCTCACGGCCATATTCAGGCCCGAAAGCAGCGAGGTAGAAGCCTTGCGCAGCCTGCGCAGCGAATTGATGCTGCGCTATTTCAATACCGCGCCCAACCTCAGTCTGGCTGTGGTCGGCGCGAACGAGGCCGAGACCATTGCCCGCACGACCGCCAATCTGGCTATCGTCTTTTCCCAGTTGGGTCTGCGCACATTGCTGATCGACAGCAATCTGCGCGAGCCGCAACTGCATAAATTGTTCGGCGTGGACGGCCGCCATCCGGGTTTATCGGACTTGCTGGCGGACCGCGCGCGCATCCAGCCGTTAACTGTGGCAGCCCTGCAATCGCTGTGGCTGTTGCCTGCCGGCACCCAGGCGCCCAATCCCCAGGAACTGCTGTCGGGCAGGAATTACCGCGATTATGTGGGCGAACTGTCCAATCGTTTCGATATCACCCTGATCAGCACA
It contains:
- a CDS encoding SLBB domain-containing protein, with translation MKDFFRTVVWGVLICMAVANAHAQSRYLMGPGDEIRLTVYNQPDLTTEGQISGDGTLEIPLLGSVQLAGRSSADAARMIADHYVRGDFLQDAHVNILITKYRSQSIAILGKVNSPGKLVLEGPTSLTDALAFAGGVAETGSERLILIRTDKNGKQERYEYDLQQLLNHQAEDQPVVWMKNGDTIYVPVAGRFYLSGEVRSPGMYPLDRKLNVMQALGVGGGPTARANAKAVKLYRRQPDGSAKELRAQPDDPVMDGDVLVIQESLF
- the epsF gene encoding chain length determinant protein EpsF, with product MNLAALLRILSARWITIAGLTLIAVVVAGVVTLQTPKSYTAATELIIDGKGQDPISGESLPARMLSGYIATQADIIRSRNVANKVIDQLNLIEEPALQPEFRAASTEPLPSRGWLLYYLKTGLAVTPQRDSSVLSISFKARNPELAARIADAFAQAYIQTNLELRIEPAKQITQWYDLQLASLRENLVDRQNTLAAYQEEHNIIASSDRLDLESEKLAELSSMLLVVQGQRLDEQSRSKQLDGSKPGALPEHVLTNPQVQKISDELSQAQARMAEIGSQVGSNHPQYRQAQREVDALQTQLQRTLKLVGGSLRSSVELSQSREEQLKAEVAAQKEHVLQLNRNRNQLTLLRQEVDNAQAAYDAALARASQTKLESRIALTDVAILNTAAIPSKPTEPKPALNLLIAMVFGLLLGTAVALCWEWIDRRVRSGEELEASLGIPVLAYIPLERNWSKREIKR
- a CDS encoding polysaccharide biosynthesis tyrosine autokinase, coding for MNNLAQATTDDLQVPSTRVKMGHMLVDNGKITAADLKAIITLQNERGIRFGEAALLLGLVSPADIRSVLARQFAYTAVPDAASRLAPSLTAIFRPESSEVEALRSLRSELMLRYFNTAPNLSLAVVGANEAETIARTTANLAIVFSQLGLRTLLIDSNLREPQLHKLFGVDGRHPGLSDLLADRARIQPLTVAALQSLWLLPAGTQAPNPQELLSGRNYRDYVGELSNRFDITLISTPPMARNRDAQLVAAQAGAALLIAQQHSSRMKDLEKLCANLWGVGVRVVGVALRH